The nucleotide window AACCTGTATCGAATGTTCGTAATCAGTCGCGATTATCGGTTATTAATGAGCAAAGACCATCCTCTGGCGGACAAAGAGATCACCGTTGATGACTTGTTGAATAGCCAACTTGGCCAAATCTCACTGCAAGGGGATAAGAAGCTCTCGATCGAAAGTCGATTTAAAGATCTTGGTTTGATTGATAAGCAGCGCCAACTATCGATCCCAATTCAGTTGTCCAACTTCAATATTGCTGCGGATATTGCGGAGACGACCGACATCATCTTTCACTTGCCGACACCATTTGCGACACAAGCTGCCAATCAACGAGATTTAATTTGTAAACGCGTTCCCAAAGCGATCAGAAGCCCATCAGAAGATGTTTATCTCTATTGGCATAAACGTTTCCATAATGACCCTATGTGTCGTTGGGTTCGTGATTTATTTAAAGAGATATACACCCAATCTATCTAGGTGGTGAATGCTATTGAGGTCATGCTATTAAAATGAATATGTATTGGTTTTATTATTTGAAAGTTGAATAACGAGAATCAATTTTTGGTATGAAACTTTCGTTGATAAGAGTGGTAACTGGTTGTTTAATGCAAACCATTATCATTACCAATCACATATAAGAATGAATATCATGTCTGAGAGATCTCTTTTGATTCGCAAGCCTCTTTTGGTTCGTAAACCCCTTTCGATCGCAGTCGCTGTTATTTGTACCTCACTTTCGGCTAACGTGTTGGCGCAAGAAGAAGCGCAAGCAACAGATGAGCAAATGGTTGTTACGGCAACTCGTACTGAAATGGCACTAAAACAAGCGCCGGCTTCAATGTCAGTGATCACCGCTCAAGACATTGAAGACAGCCCTGGTATTACCTTGGCTGACATCGTTGCAGAATCAACCAGTGTCGAATCTGACTTTGATAGCACACGTGCTGGCCGTCAGATGATCTCTATTCGTGGTATGGATTCAGATTACACGCTTATCATGGTTAATGGCCGTCGTCTAAGCTCGGCGAGTGCCATCATCCGAGGTAACGACTTCGACCTATCGACCATTCCTGCTGATTCAATTGAACGTGTTGAAATCATCCGTGGCCCAATGTCTGCACTTTACGGTTCAGATGGCATGGGCGGTACAATCAACATCATCACTAAGGCTCCAGAAAATGATTGGAGCTCTACGTTAAGCATGGACACTTCATCGCCGTTAGACGGTGATGGTGGAGAAGAGTACTCGATGGGCTTCACAACATCGGGCGCGTTAATTGAAGACGAGTTGTTTGCTCGCCTGTCCGTTAACCAAACTAGCCGTGATGCTTGGCAACCCTATTCTGGTACGCATAGCTCTGGTTACGATCGTTCAGACATTACTGCGTTAGAAGAAAGAGAGACATTAAGCTTACTCGCGAGCCTGACATGGAATGCAACAGACAACCAAACCATCGATTTCGATTTTGGCTACAGTGACGACGAACGTGAATCATCTGCAGAAAACGTATCGTCTGTGATTGAGTCTGACACACGAGTAGTGCGTCAGAGCCAAGCGATTACGCACAGTGGCTTTTGGAGCTGGGGTGATACACAAGTTCGCTACTCACGCGAAAATGTGACCGACAACGACGCTGCGGATTCTGATACTAACTACAGCAGTGACGTAGAAGAGTTAACTCAAATAGCAGAAGCATCAGCGACGACTTATCTTGGTGAGAGTCATACCGTAACGTTTGGTATGGACTATCAGTTGAGCGAATTAACCAACAAAGAAAACTTGGTCAATGGCACATCAGAAGCGTATCAAGGTGCGTTATTTGTTCAAGACCAATGGTTGATGACTGAACAACTAACCGCAACCATCGGTGGTCGTTTAGATAAGCACGAATTGTACGGTGAAGAGTTCAGTCCGCGAGTGTACTTGGTGCACCAAACAACGAATGACCTGATCATTAAGGGTGGCGTGGGTAAAGCATTTAAAGCACCAACATTGACTCAAAACCAAGCCGACTACACAGTTAACAGCTGTAAAGGTGCTTGTGATTTATATGGCAATGAAGACCTGAAGCCTGAAACGAGCTGGAACTATGAGATTGCAGCGATATACAGCCAACCTCGTTGGAACGTTGAAGGTGCCTTGTTCCGCAATGAAATCAACGACCTTATTGATCGTGACGAAACCTACTGCGAGAACGGCGGAATGTTTGAATCGGGTAAAGGGTGTGCCGATAGTTCTAGCTCAACTGGCTATGTGAAAGGCAAACGTACTTATACCAATGTGTCTGAGGCTGTGGTTCAAGGTGCTGAGCTTACTGGCCAATTCCAAATAACGGATGAATGGGGCGTGTCTGGTAACTACACTTTCTTAGACACTGAAGATAAGTCTACTGGTGAAGAACTGCTTGAGCGTTACAAGCACTCGGGTTTAGTTAAACTGAACTGGAGCCCAACTTACGACCTGAACACCTTTGTTAGTGCGCGTTACCGAGGTGAGCGTAATATCGAAACTGATTTGACTCAAGAAGCCTACACTACGCTAAATATTGGTGGGGTATACAACATTAATGATTCGGTTAGAGTACGCGCAGGTATTACTAACTTGACTGACGAAGCGGTATCACAAGAGCTAGAGAGCATGGGTTATGTTGAAGAGCCACGTACTTACTACGTAGGTATGACTGCGGACTTCTAATCGAGAGTTTGAACACCGATAGCTTGATACAAAAGAACCCACACTGGCTGGATGCTCGATAAAGAGTACGGCGAGTGTGGGTTCTTTTTTGTCTGTGTTTGAATCTGGCTAATTCGTTTGGTATAGACTTACCTAAATTTTTACACAAGCGATCAGAGCATTTCCTGATTTGGTATCCCAAGGTAACAGCTTGTCATAATCGTGCTCAAAAATATGAACCTCAAAGTAGGGTTTCAATATTTCAATGAGCTCCTTAAACGAGAATGCCACCATTGGGTGTTCATCATTCCAAACTTGTGTCTCACCAGCTGTTGTCTTTTCAATACTGAGTTTTAACGCCTGCTTGTCGCCCTTGCCAGAGTAATACCAGCCTGAGCTGAACGTGAAATCATCTTGTTCAAGATTGGTGGTGTGTCGAACAAAAAGATCATTGCTGATCTTGTCTTTATCCACCACATTAAAACAGAAAATCCCCTCTGGTTTTAAAGCGCGATGTACGCTCTCAACACATTCTTTTAGCTTCTCGAAACCATCGTTGTAATGGATTGAGTATAAGAAGCAGGTGATCAAATCCAGAGGTTCTGCCACTTCAAAACTACTCATGTTTTGCACCGAGAAATTGGCTTCGGGGCAGCGAACCTGAGCGATATCTAGCATTGGCGCGTTGAGATCGAGTCCATTGCTTTGGTAACCAAAATCGATAAAGTGACGAACGTGTGGACCAGTGCCACAAGCTAAGTCGAGGTGAGTCTTTCCACCATTTCCGAAAATTTGATGTAGCCTACGTACGCAGTTACTTTGCGCTTGATAGTCAATATCAACACACATTAAATCGTAGTAACCGGATAGGTCGGTATAAAGTGCGTTGGAAGAAATAGTAGCTGACATATTGGCGGACATAAGTGCCTACAGCGTTAGCTGATATAATGAGGGTGGCGCATCATATACCGAAATGTCGAAATCGCAATCAAATATTCGATCAAGTTATGTGCTTTAATTCTCGGTGGCTGTACTTTAATTATGTGTGGCTGTGCTCAATTTGTACGGTTAGCCGACTCATTTAGCGCAAGCTTAAAAAGGCGGTGGATTATGAAGGAGAACTGGTGCGTTATGCAGGAGAGCCAGAGGAACATGAAGGAGAGCTGGTGGGTTATGTAGGATAGCCAGTGGATTGTGAAGGAGAGCCAGGGGATTATGAGAGAGAACTAGTGGGTTATGCAGGAGAACAAGGAGCTGCGATCAAGCTAGTGCTTCATAGTAAACCACATCATCGTTGATCGAGACTTGGTTTTTACCATTCGCTTTCGCGCGATATAGTGCATCATCGGTAACACGAATCAGTGTATCAATGGTGTTGGCAGAGTGGGACAAGCACTGGTTGGTAACGCCAATACTAACGCTCGCTGTAAAAGCGCGGCGATTAATGCCATAGAAGGTATGTTGGTTAAAGGTGTGGCAGATTCGTTCGCTGATGATTTTGGTATGGGTCGATTTCGCTTTTGGAATGAACACAATAAACTCCTCGCCACCCCAACGTCCAACTACGCCACCTAACAACTCAATGTGAGTTTTAATGGTGTCTGCTAAGTGCCTAATCACCGTGTCACCCACGGTATGCCCAAATCGATCGTTAATCGATTTGAAGTCATCAATATCAATCAACAGACATGACATCGCCATATGCTGATTAACCGGCTTCTTGAGCCAATCGTAAATAGCACGACGATTGAACACATGCGTTAAGTCATCATGCATCGCTCGATGCAGCAACTCCCTTTCTAGTAATACTTTATCGGTGACTTCTTCAAGGATCACTTGTATCGCGTCTTCACCTTCCCAGTTAATCACGTTGTCATAGAGGTTGAAGTATTTGTGGGTGCCATCAAAGCATTGGTTAGACACCACGGAACTAAAGTTGGGTGTATTGCCATTGAGAATGTTCTCACAGCGTCTGATGGC belongs to Vibrio splendidus and includes:
- a CDS encoding TonB-dependent receptor domain-containing protein codes for the protein MSERSLLIRKPLLVRKPLSIAVAVICTSLSANVLAQEEAQATDEQMVVTATRTEMALKQAPASMSVITAQDIEDSPGITLADIVAESTSVESDFDSTRAGRQMISIRGMDSDYTLIMVNGRRLSSASAIIRGNDFDLSTIPADSIERVEIIRGPMSALYGSDGMGGTINIITKAPENDWSSTLSMDTSSPLDGDGGEEYSMGFTTSGALIEDELFARLSVNQTSRDAWQPYSGTHSSGYDRSDITALEERETLSLLASLTWNATDNQTIDFDFGYSDDERESSAENVSSVIESDTRVVRQSQAITHSGFWSWGDTQVRYSRENVTDNDAADSDTNYSSDVEELTQIAEASATTYLGESHTVTFGMDYQLSELTNKENLVNGTSEAYQGALFVQDQWLMTEQLTATIGGRLDKHELYGEEFSPRVYLVHQTTNDLIIKGGVGKAFKAPTLTQNQADYTVNSCKGACDLYGNEDLKPETSWNYEIAAIYSQPRWNVEGALFRNEINDLIDRDETYCENGGMFESGKGCADSSSSTGYVKGKRTYTNVSEAVVQGAELTGQFQITDEWGVSGNYTFLDTEDKSTGEELLERYKHSGLVKLNWSPTYDLNTFVSARYRGERNIETDLTQEAYTTLNIGGVYNINDSVRVRAGITNLTDEAVSQELESMGYVEEPRTYYVGMTADF
- a CDS encoding class I SAM-dependent DNA methyltransferase, with product MSATISSNALYTDLSGYYDLMCVDIDYQAQSNCVRRLHQIFGNGGKTHLDLACGTGPHVRHFIDFGYQSNGLDLNAPMLDIAQVRCPEANFSVQNMSSFEVAEPLDLITCFLYSIHYNDGFEKLKECVESVHRALKPEGIFCFNVVDKDKISNDLFVRHTTNLEQDDFTFSSGWYYSGKGDKQALKLSIEKTTAGETQVWNDEHPMVAFSFKELIEILKPYFEVHIFEHDYDKLLPWDTKSGNALIACVKI
- a CDS encoding sensor domain-containing diguanylate cyclase: MSIQLDLTTTTPCQNFDSAQGRMTLQNHRIIDVDNEIAQIFGYRTREKLLLNVEFVYALVPDSYQELAKKRYLEAIKGKLKKGKLYTDIPANGRNISIFCLSHIIELNSKPALQVTIIDITSVVEAQRKRNETDRMYRKLLNTSKQGILIHRNFKPLMVNQAWVEQQGADSIEQVLAMDSILSIVPEDQRSTAIRRCENILNGNTPNFSSVVSNQCFDGTHKYFNLYDNVINWEGEDAIQVILEEVTDKVLLERELLHRAMHDDLTHVFNRRAIYDWLKKPVNQHMAMSCLLIDIDDFKSINDRFGHTVGDTVIRHLADTIKTHIELLGGVVGRWGGEEFIVFIPKAKSTHTKIISERICHTFNQHTFYGINRRAFTASVSIGVTNQCLSHSANTIDTLIRVTDDALYRAKANGKNQVSINDDVVYYEALA